The Physeter macrocephalus isolate SW-GA unplaced genomic scaffold, ASM283717v5 random_104, whole genome shotgun sequence genome has a window encoding:
- the LOC114484844 gene encoding uncharacterized protein yields MYWLKRPHQCDAGAGGRRGGAGAPREWNVAYALGAAAGDEDDDDGGSGGGPGPRAAAEEPRDSELSELSDTDPLSEPDPAARDAASPHQHGAPAARAAPGPGPRGGRCPEWRLARGPSPGQGAETTAPGDVEKEEVPSKLRVDGEPKAGIRRRRKGPGRHWVPEARASVLRGIQDPWQGPPVQVAPAESMKGAPSGRAAKTPESRPLGEARGGCCVSEDSDINITSEEEDHKGQPFSGSRGPGDQENGGGRVPRAPLESRAAPPESFCCYICGSALSPASQHRIHVQKQEKLAQAPFFPFLWLHSPPPGAQPISEGGSTLVCPCCFSSLMQQWQSFELANVPVLQRLYVVPLNSHAPGMASKGRRLPREEGPPAGALPEACYLCGEDCTQDARAVASRVLNGNTRGSMHFPFLSLLPCPPSAQGPNKRCEVRSCPKCFSVLEDVWALYRACQNEELITSVQGFLGRYHQAFSASDPALSEPPASAQGSPASICYICGAELGPGKEFQLNVNPSSRLGEKEPFFPFLTVYPPAPRARPADSTGLVATCVLCYHDLLGQWLQHEARGTQHAVSPWSRQYQVETFVCFFCRQEKKRCLGLKAVRVARLPLFLYTLRASHSLLVDDGRQLIIGACTECGTLVCAGPGLTRQGPMGWSSPVAAARKIFMERLL; encoded by the exons ATGTACTGGCTCAAGCGGCCCCACCAGTGCGACGCGGGCGCGGGCGGACGCCGCGGGGGCGCCGGGGCCCCCCGCGAGTGGAACGTCGCCTACGCGCTGGGCGCTGCGGCCGGCGACGAAGACGACGACGACGGTGGCAGCGGCGGTGGCCCCGGGCCCCGCGCGGCCGCCGAGGAGCCTCGAGACTCAGAGCTGTCGGAGCTGTCGGACACCGACCCCCTCTCCGAGCCCGACCCGGCCGCGCGCGACGCCGCCAGTCCCCACCAGCACGGGGCGCCGGCGGCCCGGGCTGCCCCGGGGCCCGGGCCTCGCGGGGGCCGCTGCCCGGAGTGGAGGCTGGCGCGGGGCCCTTCTCCTGGACAGGGCGCAGAGACCACCGCACCGGGGGACGTGGAAAAGGAGGAGGTCCCCTCGAAGCTCCGAGTGGACGGGGAGCCCAAGGCGGGCATCCGGCGCCGGCGGAAGGGCCCTGGGAGGCATTGGGTCCCGGAGGCCCGGGCCAGCGTCCTGAGGGGCATTCAGGACCCTTGGCAAGGGCCTCCAGTCCAGGTGGCCCCTGCAGAGAGCATGAAAGGAGCCCCTTCCGGCAGGGCCGCCAAGACCCCTGAGAGCAGGCCGCTGGGGGAGGCCCGCGGGGGCTGCTGCGTGTCTGAGGACAGTGACATCAACATCACCAGTGAGGAGGAGGACCACAAGGGACAGCCTTTCTCAGGCTCCCGTGGCCCCGGAGACCAGGAAAACGGTGGCGGCCGCGTCCCCCGAGCTCCCCTGGAGAGCCGGGCTGCACCACCCGAGAGCTTTTGCTGCTACATCTGCGGGTCGGCGCTGTCCCCGGCCTCGCAGCACCGGATCCACGTGCAGAAGCAGGAGAAGCTGGCCCAGgcccctttcttccccttcctgtgGCTGCACAGCCCGCCCCCGGGGGCGCAGCCCATCAGCGAGGGCGGCAGCACCCTGGTGTGCCCCTGCTGTTTCTCGTCCCTCATGCAGCAGTGGCAGAGCTTCGAGCTGGCCAACGTGCCCGTCCTGCAGAGGCTCTACGTGGTGCCCCTGAACAGCCACGCCCCCGGCATGGCCTCCAAGGGCAGGAGGCTCCCAAGGGAAGAGGGCCCACCCGCCGGGGCCCTGCCAGAGGCCTGCTACCTCTGCGGGGAGGACTGCACCCAGGATGCCCGGGCAGTAGCCTCCAGAGTGCTCAATGGCAACACCAGGGGCTCCATGCATTTCCCCTTCCTcagcctcctgccctgccctcccagtGCCCAGGGCCCCAACAAGCGCTGTGAGGTCCGCAGCTGCCCCAAGTGCTTCAGCGTCCTGGAGGACGTCTGGGCCCTGTACCGGGCCTGCCAGAACGAGGAGCTCATCACCTCCGTGCAGGGCTTCCTGGGCAGGTACCACCAGGCCTTCTCGGCCTCAGACCCTGCTCTCTCCGAGCCGCCCGCGTCGGCCCAGGGCAGCCCGGCGTCCATCTGCTACATCTGCGGGGCTGAGCTGGGCCCTGGGAAGGAGTTCCAGCTCAACGTGAACCCTTCCAGCCGCTTGGGCGAGAAAGagcccttctttcccttcctcaccGTCTATCCGCCCGCCCCGCGCGCCAGGCCTGCTGACTCCACCGGCCTGGTGGCCACCTGCGTGCTTTGCTACCACGACCTGCTGGGCCAGTGGCTGCAGCACGAGGCCCGCGGCACCCAGCACGCCGTCAGCCCCTGGTCTCGGCAGTACCAAGTGGAGACGTTCGTGTGCTTCTTCTGCCGGCAGGAGAAGAAGCGGTGTCTTGGGCTGAAGGCCGTGCGGGTAGCCCGGCTGCCCTTGTTTCTCTACACCCTGCGAGCGAGCCACAGCCTGTTAGTGGACGACGGCCGGCAGCTGATAATCGGCGCCTGCACAGAGTGCGGGACCCTGGTGTGTGCTGGCCCAGGGCTCACCCGCCAGGGACCCATGGGCTGGAGCTCCCCAGTGGCAGCTGCGAGGAAG atattcatgGAGCGCCtactctga